The following are encoded together in the Bacillota bacterium genome:
- a CDS encoding flippase-like domain-containing protein, whose translation MEIKNTRNNIGKGTLAAILLSMAAALIILRLTAGPDFMPSLFRIRPAYLAIAGAIMILGWITDAIRIGLLVRALKGKLSFMQSLRISLIGAFVSAVTPFDTGGEPVQVYMLQQAGITIGESTAVIAVKTILSALARFVLGSAFPVWLIMSKRTWDIPRGMNIAISIGLALYFIAMFLGVFFMVRPHTAIGITRTILGNRLVKRVISDKLAQTMITRISDEVIAFRSALKKFMIEHRPVLILVALLGFLGWIFLFLIPILILVGMGVSPPYAGAMGIISIFYLAAAYAPTPGASGAAEASFAILFGQIVPFHLLGVFVIIWRFVTYHLTLIVGGALMATSFFKRRTKRDKSNGAGSN comes from the coding sequence TTGGAAATCAAGAATACTCGCAACAATATTGGAAAAGGAACTCTAGCCGCGATATTGCTCAGCATGGCGGCTGCCCTTATCATACTGCGACTCACCGCAGGTCCAGATTTCATGCCAAGTCTTTTCCGGATTCGCCCTGCTTACCTGGCAATCGCAGGAGCCATAATGATCCTCGGTTGGATAACTGATGCCATACGCATCGGACTTTTGGTGCGAGCTTTAAAGGGCAAACTGAGTTTCATGCAATCACTGCGGATCTCCTTGATCGGCGCCTTTGTCTCGGCCGTCACTCCGTTTGATACCGGAGGCGAACCAGTCCAAGTCTACATGCTGCAGCAAGCTGGCATCACCATCGGTGAATCAACAGCCGTGATCGCCGTCAAGACCATCCTTTCCGCCCTGGCCCGATTTGTCCTCGGATCCGCCTTCCCGGTATGGCTCATAATGAGCAAGAGGACATGGGATATTCCAAGGGGCATGAATATCGCCATCTCCATCGGCCTGGCACTATACTTCATCGCGATGTTTCTAGGCGTCTTCTTCATGGTCCGCCCCCATACGGCTATCGGAATCACAAGGACGATCCTCGGCAATCGTCTCGTTAAGAGAGTCATCTCAGATAAGCTAGCTCAGACTATGATCACCCGAATCAGCGATGAAGTGATTGCGTTCCGTTCGGCGCTCAAGAAATTCATGATCGAACACCGGCCTGTTCTGATCCTCGTTGCCCTGCTTGGATTCCTGGGATGGATTTTCTTATTTCTCATCCCCATTCTCATTTTGGTGGGTATGGGGGTAAGCCCACCCTATGCGGGGGCAATGGGAATAATCAGCATATTCTATCTGGCGGCGGCATATGCTCCCACTCCGGGCGCCAGTGGAGCAGCTGAGGCTTCTTTTGCCATTCTTTTTGGTCAAATCGTTCCATTTCATCTGCTGGGGGTCTTCGTGATAATATGGCGCTTCGTGACTTACCATCTTACACTGATAGTGGGCGGAGCCCTTATGGCCACAAGTTTCTTTAAGAGAAGAACAAAAAGAGATAAGTCAAATGGGGCTGGCAGCAATTAG
- a CDS encoding N-acetyl-gamma-glutamyl-phosphate reductase — protein MIKATIVGGSGYTGGEVIRILLSHPEVRIAHVISRTHAGKQVSDVFPNLRGLVDLEFCPLEISEYINDTDVVFCCAPHGTAMDLASGLGDAKMIDLGPDFRFRDPATFEAWYKIPHAAPELLKNSAYGLVELHKEVISRAKIIGNPGCYPTCSILALAPLLSHGLIDPASIVIDAKSGVSGAGRTPGPGYHFPEINDGMRPYGVPGHRHTPEIEQELSSIAGVNIVCSFTPHLVPMTRGILVTCYAKLNEYDAAGYSRQAMDSDDMIALYQDFYHGKPFVRVLGKDMLPNTKAVYGSNFCDVTVRVDTRTKRVIAMAAIDNLVKGAAGQAVQNMNVMFGLDERVGLLSPPIFP, from the coding sequence TTGATAAAGGCGACCATAGTGGGCGGATCAGGCTACACAGGTGGAGAAGTCATCCGGATACTCCTGTCTCATCCTGAGGTCAGGATTGCTCATGTGATATCGCGGACACACGCCGGAAAGCAAGTAAGCGATGTGTTCCCCAACCTGCGTGGCTTAGTGGATCTAGAGTTTTGCCCACTAGAAATATCTGAATACATAAATGATACCGATGTGGTATTCTGCTGCGCGCCTCATGGAACTGCAATGGATCTCGCCTCAGGCCTCGGTGACGCAAAGATGATAGATCTTGGACCTGACTTTCGGTTCAGAGATCCCGCAACCTTTGAGGCATGGTACAAGATACCCCACGCCGCGCCTGAGTTGCTCAAGAACTCTGCCTATGGGCTTGTAGAACTCCACAAAGAAGTCATCTCTAGGGCAAAGATCATAGGCAATCCCGGGTGCTACCCAACCTGTTCGATCTTGGCTCTTGCACCGCTATTATCTCATGGCCTCATCGATCCGGCAAGTATAGTGATCGACGCCAAATCCGGGGTCTCCGGCGCGGGCAGGACTCCTGGCCCGGGATATCATTTCCCTGAGATAAACGATGGGATGAGACCCTACGGGGTGCCGGGCCATAGGCACACGCCGGAGATCGAGCAGGAGCTCTCGTCGATCGCTGGCGTGAACATTGTATGTTCATTTACGCCGCATCTTGTGCCAATGACCCGTGGCATACTCGTTACCTGCTATGCAAAGTTGAATGAATACGATGCAGCGGGGTATTCGCGGCAAGCGATGGACAGTGATGACATGATCGCCCTCTACCAGGATTTCTATCATGGCAAACCCTTTGTCAGAGTCCTGGGGAAGGATATGTTGCCAAATACGAAGGCTGTGTATGGGTCCAATTTCTGTGACGTGACCGTGAGAGTCGATACAAGGACCAAGCGAGTAATCGCCATGGCCGCGATAGACAACCTTGTCAAAGGCGCCGCTGGACAGGCGGTTCAGAATATGAACGTCATGTTCGGCCTTGATGAAAGAGTCGGTCTTCTCTCGCCGCCTATCTTTCCATGA
- the argJ gene encoding bifunctional glutamate N-acetyltransferase/amino-acid acetyltransferase ArgJ, producing MHPIDGGVTAPTGFLASGVCCGIKSQALDLALIFSENDCVASGLFTSNIVKAAPVLVSQKHLSGGSARAIIANSGNANACTGADGMSDAMEVVKAVARVLKIEEEQVLIASTGVIGVRLPVDKVMAGIPEAARLLSRQGEKEASMAILTTDSFAKKYAVEIDIDGVPVRIGGMAKGSGMIHPNLATMLAFITTDVNISKTALDLALQLACRDSFNMITVDGDTSTNDSVFVMASGAAGNEKIDLKNPDLGNPGAGLGPFDAFVQGLTLVARELSHMIVRDGEGATKFVEIRVKSAPSESDARKIARTVATSNLVKTAIFGADANWGRILAAAGRSGVTFDPDKVDIYLGAIKVAQGGCGFPFSDGEAREVLEKKDITITIDLNSGCAGAAAWTCDLSYDYVRINASYRS from the coding sequence ATGCACCCCATAGACGGGGGTGTCACTGCCCCGACCGGGTTTCTGGCATCAGGTGTCTGCTGCGGCATCAAGTCGCAGGCGTTAGATCTTGCCTTAATTTTCTCAGAGAATGATTGTGTAGCTTCAGGATTGTTTACCTCTAATATCGTAAAGGCCGCCCCGGTGTTGGTGAGTCAGAAGCATCTATCCGGTGGCAGCGCAAGAGCGATCATCGCAAATAGCGGTAATGCAAATGCCTGCACAGGGGCTGATGGCATGAGTGACGCAATGGAAGTCGTGAAGGCCGTCGCCAGGGTTCTCAAGATCGAAGAAGAACAGGTCCTCATCGCCTCAACCGGGGTTATCGGGGTGAGGCTGCCCGTGGATAAAGTGATGGCAGGTATACCAGAGGCTGCAAGGCTTCTTTCACGCCAAGGTGAAAAAGAAGCGTCTATGGCTATCCTGACCACAGATTCATTTGCAAAGAAGTACGCGGTGGAGATAGATATCGATGGCGTGCCAGTGAGGATAGGCGGCATGGCCAAGGGGTCGGGCATGATTCACCCGAATCTGGCCACCATGCTGGCATTTATCACAACTGATGTAAATATCTCAAAAACTGCCCTTGATTTGGCCCTTCAACTGGCATGCCGTGATAGCTTCAATATGATAACTGTAGATGGCGATACAAGCACCAATGACAGCGTCTTTGTCATGGCGTCGGGCGCGGCTGGCAATGAGAAAATAGATCTCAAAAATCCTGATCTTGGAAATCCGGGTGCAGGCCTGGGCCCGTTTGATGCTTTCGTCCAGGGACTCACCCTTGTGGCACGTGAGCTTTCTCATATGATAGTCAGAGATGGCGAAGGAGCTACCAAGTTTGTGGAGATCAGAGTGAAATCTGCCCCCAGTGAGTCTGATGCCAGGAAAATCGCCAGGACAGTTGCAACTTCCAATCTGGTCAAAACCGCCATTTTCGGAGCCGACGCCAATTGGGGAAGGATTTTGGCCGCAGCGGGTCGTTCCGGGGTCACCTTTGACCCAGATAAGGTCGATATTTATCTTGGAGCAATCAAAGTAGCCCAAGGAGGCTGCGGGTTTCCGTTTTCAGATGGAGAGGCCAGGGAAGTCCTGGAGAAGAAGGATATAACCATTACCATCGATCTTAATTCAGGATGCGCTGGGGCTGCGGCGTGGACTTGTGATCTCAGTTATGATTACGTGCGGATCAATGCTAGCTATAGATCTTAG
- the argB gene encoding acetylglutamate kinase, with product MHDVLEKAEVLTEALPYMRLFFGKTVVIKLGGNAMSDANRRNTIAQDIVLLRYIGLNPVVIHGGGPEISDVMEKLGLKPQFVNGRRVTDQATMDVVEMVLCGRLNKELVSLLSKHGAKAVGLSGKDGNLILARREGNGELGQVGEIQEVHPEIVQVLCGNGFIPVIAPVAQDAEGVAYNINADIVAGYLAPALGASKLIILTDVEGVLETEGDVNTLISSLSLEEARHMLQTKKASRGMIPKLEGCIAALNGGVPRAHIIDGRVPHALLLEIFTDKGIGTMVIGGRGW from the coding sequence ATGCACGATGTGCTGGAGAAGGCAGAGGTGCTCACCGAGGCACTTCCTTACATGCGGCTGTTTTTTGGGAAGACCGTGGTCATAAAATTAGGCGGCAATGCTATGAGTGATGCGAATAGGCGGAATACCATCGCTCAAGATATAGTCCTGCTGAGATATATCGGCCTCAATCCCGTTGTCATTCATGGGGGAGGCCCGGAAATCAGCGATGTTATGGAGAAGCTCGGGCTGAAACCCCAATTTGTAAATGGTCGCAGGGTAACCGACCAGGCAACTATGGATGTCGTTGAGATGGTGCTCTGCGGAAGGCTGAATAAAGAGCTGGTGTCACTCCTGAGCAAGCATGGGGCCAAGGCGGTGGGGCTTTCCGGAAAGGATGGAAATCTGATCCTTGCGAGGAGAGAAGGGAATGGAGAACTCGGTCAGGTTGGCGAGATACAAGAGGTGCACCCTGAGATAGTCCAGGTGCTTTGTGGAAATGGTTTCATTCCGGTCATAGCGCCGGTTGCGCAGGATGCGGAAGGGGTGGCATACAACATAAATGCTGACATTGTGGCAGGATATCTCGCGCCTGCGCTTGGAGCCAGCAAGCTGATCATCCTCACTGATGTTGAGGGCGTCCTCGAGACAGAGGGTGACGTGAACACATTGATTTCCTCTCTCTCTTTGGAGGAAGCACGTCATATGCTGCAAACGAAAAAAGCCAGCCGGGGAATGATTCCAAAACTAGAAGGGTGCATCGCGGCGCTAAATGGTGGGGTTCCGAGGGCACATATCATCGATGGTAGGGTCCCGCACGCTTTGTTATTGGAGATCTTCACGGATAAAGGGATAGGAACCATGGTGATCGGAGGACGAGGATGGTAA